Proteins encoded in a region of the Triticum dicoccoides isolate Atlit2015 ecotype Zavitan chromosome 3A, WEW_v2.0, whole genome shotgun sequence genome:
- the LOC119268169 gene encoding uncharacterized protein LOC119268169, protein MRPAAPTLPFLASGWATSSRCLNPIPPARLTAVVVLLRHATAENKHMGTCCPQSSLDVSSSAGSPVHEVLPASCPLRRCRFSARKGISSLCKNSTAVQVLVDLQQQQETRDYLQHRWSHEGRQKCTREVWTDTDN, encoded by the exons ATGCGTCCCGCCGCCCCAACCCTCCCCTTCCTCGCATCGGGATGGGCAACATCCAGTCGGTGCCTGAACCCCATCCCACCGGCGCGGCTCACTGCAGTCGTAGTGCTTCTGCGCCACGCCACCGCTG AAAATAAACACATGGGGACGTGCTGCCCTCAGTCCTCTCTCGACGTATCCAGTAGTGCAGGTTCTCCGGTGCACGAAGTATTGCCGGCGTCATGCCCATTGAGAAGATGCAGATTTTCT GCTAGAAAAGGTATCAGTTCACTTTGCAAAAACTCTACCGCTGTACAAGTCCTCGTCGACCTGCAGCAGCAGCAGGAGACACGAGATTACCTCCAGCACCGCTGGTCACATGAAGGCCGTCAAAAATG CACGAGGGAGGTTTGGACGGACACTGATAACTAG